A genome region from Manihot esculenta cultivar AM560-2 chromosome 5, M.esculenta_v8, whole genome shotgun sequence includes the following:
- the LOC110614560 gene encoding RING-H2 finger protein ATL7 — MNLVTTIIGFGMSATFIVFVCTRIICGRLRASASRQMFEIESRNIDLEQPEHRISGLEPVLVSAIPTLKFSREAFSAVEDTQCSICLGEYQEKEVLRIMPKCGHNFHLSCIDVWLRKQSTCPVCRFPVQDSLATKRMRHATVSLVRSIDSPETSTEHSRQWLLPGSEHSEGNASHQENLNTVHGNPESAQGEPQTRD, encoded by the exons ATGAATTTGGTCACTACTATTATTGGGTTTGGGATGAGTGCCACTTTTATTGTTTTTGTTTGCACAAGAATAATATGTGGGAGGCTTCGAGCTTCCGCATCCAGGCAAATGTTCGAGATTGAATCCAGGAATATTGACCTTGAACAG CCAGAACATCGGATTAGTGGCCTTGAACCGGTGCTTGTTTCTGCTATTCCCACCTTGAAGTTTAGCCGTGAGGCGTTTAGTGCTGTGGAAGATACGCA GTGCTCAATATGTTTAGGAGAATACCAAGAGAAGGAAGTGTTGCGGATCATGCCCAAATGTGGTCACAACTTTCATCTGTCTTGCATTGATGTATGGCTAAGAAAACAATCTACATGTCCAGTTTGTCGGTTTCCAGTACAAGATTCTTTGGCAACAAAACGTATGAGACATGCAACAGTGAGTTTGGTCCGATCTATTGATAGTCCTGAGACTTCAACTGAACACTCTCGTCAATGGCTCCTCCCTGGTTCTGAGCATTCAGAGGGGAATGCTAGTCACCAAGAGAATCTCAACACTGTTCACGGAAACCCAGAATCTGCTCAAGGAGAACCCCAAACAAGGGACTGA